Within the Cotesia glomerata isolate CgM1 linkage group LG6, MPM_Cglom_v2.3, whole genome shotgun sequence genome, the region TAGATATGAAGAtcgtaaaaaattcaataataacatCGGTAACAAAAAATTGCTTTGGCACGGGACGAAAACTAATAATGTAATTTCTATTTTGCACAACGGGTTACAATTGAATCCTGATATTCCATCAGTTCATAGTACTCTTATGTTTGGTCGTGGGATCTATTTTACGAACAGCGTATCCAAAGCTGCTAATTATTGTGGTACTTGCAGTAGTACTCGAAATAAATATGGAGTTTTATTTCTGTGCGAAGTCGCTTTGGGCAAGATGAAGATATGTAATGAAGCTGAGCCTGATATAAGATTAACACATCATATGAACTCTGTGTATGCCATAGGACAATTAACATCGAATAGTAAATATGTTAAGACAATTTGTCCTGATGTCCAAGTACCCTGCGgcaaaataattgaagaaCCATCTAATAGAAACAATTTATTACGACACGATGAGTTTGTTGTTTATAATCAAGAGCAGATCAAAATCCGATATGTTGTATCTGTTAGCTTTAAGTATAATGCAAACcaatgagtatttttttttttcatttttttatttctatttgattaaataatcaagcttatatataataatatttatttgacagTTTGTGATAATTTTAACCGAAAAATATCCTACTTTTGGTGAtggtacacggaaaaaagaaaaagagaaaatttACATCACATAATATAACGTGGCGCTTCATATagaaaaatggaaaaattacagtttcggATTGTAATTTTCAcagattttgtaaaaattacattgtaaaatgtaaattttccatttaaagctgtgaaaattaacattcataGTTGgaacttataaaaatgttatttcaaactgcaattaattgaaaaatttttctagtttcaAATTTGAAGCGACACtcattactatttataatgtaattttttaatttttctattttgtaTGTAAAATCAACAGGCGACCGGTTTTGTAATTTCGCTGaaatacttaattaataataagaaaaaattgcgtctattaatgttcatatttttttctattcattatttcttctattcaatttcaattgtaaattttttgattttttttttttttttaataaactagctctagaaaattatttgtaaaagaTTGCATTTAGAATCTTTTAGAGCTcctaattatgaaattttttaaataaattttccttaCTGTAGTTTATtggttaagaaattttaaaaatttttaaatttatcagatatttctcaatttcaatatcattcatgtggaattttttttatgattattttctaataaaatttttaaatatctaacTTGAGTGTAATAATTTTCGCTCAATTCATAATAAGAAGCATTGAAGATTAATacatgttttattaaaaattcatcaagTATTGAGTCGTacatttttggattttccataacactaaaatttacagatatttattgattatttggatatttataaaaactaaatattatgaaaaaacatttttaaaaaaatttgacatttataaattcaaaagaattacaagtgcaatttttttttcttgatattttttctttagaaccaatttgttataaaaatataaaaaatttgtgagATGTTTActgatttatgaaaattaatttaacagatatttgataaactttagaatttttttaactatttttaaaataatttgtcaatatttatattttgtaacagcaaaatttttcccgCGCACATGGAAATAAACCTTAATTCACTAGAAGTTATTCCCATaaagtcattaaaaaatttcattctgaACCCAAGCTTCAAGgatgattaatttaataagttgctaatattatatattttccaACGATTAATTAACTGActcattttcataaatataataattattatatttaatacagATTAAATCTTGATAAGgtaaattcatttatataattttaaattttatttaaaggttATGCTCAATAATTGTACCGGCTTATTGTAAtccatttttacattaataatcatttattttttcaattatttcatttctctgttataaattattattaaacattaattattaatttattttaacttaacaaattctataagaaaaatttgatctCAAAATCAGCCGACAcctagtcattttttttttactaaaattaacaaataacaattgcattgttaatttaaaaaatttttttgataataactTGTTGAAGAagtatcaaaaattatcaGCTGTCAAAATTAAGTATCAACGAAATTACCCACTaacatgatttttattttcttcctcAGATTCCAGTAACTAACGACAACTACAAAAATGAGCCtcgaagaaaaaataaacaattatttggACTTTCGGCCCCATCCGGATACCAAAAACTCATATATCTACAGCAAAGATCAGAAAAAATACTCTATGCTTTTTATTCGCGATTCATCTGACGGACTAGTAGTTCATTACTACCGAGTCCAAGTACTCTTTAATGCGCAAACATACGACTTGATGTTGCAACGTGACTCAGGTACATTTGAAGCTCCAAACAATTTCAAGGAATTAAAAAGCCTAGGAGAAAAGTGCATCTCGATGTTCGACATTGAAGTTTCACTAGAGAAAGTTAACTTGAAATTTGCATGCCTGGAGGAGAGGTACTGCAAACACAAGCAACGATTACCAGTCAGATTTCTTCTAAAGATAATCTTCGACTTAGATATTATTGAAAAGGTCCTAGAATTTTATGATGTTGATTCGAGTAATTCTTTACTGCTAGGCGTTCCGCAGGGAGCGATTTTATCAGTAGCGACAAAGAGTAATCTAATTAAAACTTCGCTTCAAAAGAGTGTCTACAACCGGCTTGTAGACAGAAAAACCAACCAGGTCGTGAGcatgattgaaattttttatcagcaaTTGAAGACTAAAATCGACGTGCTGGATAAAAACACCGAAAGGTTCGAGTTAATCCGCAGTTGCATCCAGAACACTCATTCGGTGTATCACAGCCATTATGAAATCGAAGTCCGGGATGTTTTTGTAGTTAAGAGATTCGCCGACAGAGAAAAATTCAAACGGGACCTTGGGAACAAGAAATTACTCTGGCATGGAACGAGATCGAGCAACATCGCTTCCATTTTAAAGAATGGTTTTGAACTTAATCCACCTGTTGCAGGGAAAAGCGCGACCCCGATGTTCGGAACTGGGATCTATTTTACCAATGTAGTGTCGAAAGCTGCTAATTATTGCGATGCAGGCGATCAAACTCGGGTCCAGCGGGGAGTTCTTCTGCTGTGCGAAGTTGCTCTTGGTAACATGATGGTCTGTAACAGAGGCCAGAATTATTTGAAACTGCCGCAGGGAAAAGATTCAGTGTATGCCAAAGGACAACTGGCACCgcataaaaattacaagcagAAGATTTTGTATAATGTTGAATTCGCTTATGGGCCGCTTGTTGAAGTCCCACTTCGAAAAAGGACTAGTTTGAAGCATGATGAGTACGTTGTCTTTGATCCAACACAAGTTAAAATTAGATATCTTGTTTtggttaattttaagtataattattaataatcgaGACACTTTTtgcaagaatatttttatggGCTATACTGAAAAATCAGCAGATATTTTTAGagttttttcaagttttcagTGGcaggatttatttatttattttttttttctttttagaaGTGTCTCTTCACACGTAAAAAAATCCTGATAAATCCACGCTGCGTGAATGTAAAGGCCTTACATTCACGCAGCGTGGACTTAAGGCCCTTATATTCACGCGGAATGGATTTAAGGCCCTTATATTCGCGTGGCGTGGATTTATCAGGACTTTTTTTACGTACGAATAGACatcctttttttataaaaaaaatcctaaataatttttagattaatgctgatttaatttttttttataattatttgataactAGAAAAGTGATTATGATCAAAGATTTTTTGCTAGAATAATTTCTCAGAGAAATTATCATATGATATATATTGAAGAGATATAAAGTACTAAAGTATTtagtagtcaaatttttttattgagctTAATAATAGTTTTTCTTATTCTAGATTACTCTTATTAGAAAGATATGTTTTGTAATCCAGTGAAGAAagaaatacaatataattgtacactaaatatttgttaataaaaaaacaaatgtatttttttaatgtaaagaataattctattttttaataggaaTCTACGACAAACTTTGTactgaaaatatatcataataaaattatgcatttcagaattttattgtttaattaattatttaattatattgtatttaaattttttgcagaaaagtttttaaatatcaaactatatttgaaaaaaaaaaatgaatattttctaacaagtattttattaacaaatcctagtagataaaaaatactttaatttgcttaattaaattttttgcataaattcaaaatttaattaaaaaaaatttttttttctctgatgAATAGGTACatcgaaaattaaaacatCATTACaattatgtaaattaaatttatttgatttatcaatttaattaaagtgaACCAAAGATAATTGTTTAGTTTTATGGCCACTTGGataaagaaaacaaaattaaaattctttaatatttatttttcaaaaatttaatgaccaacaaaaattgttaaaatgtGTCCAGATATCACTCTGGCGATTTTTGTGTTTaacatgtaaaaaaaaaaaaaacactagaaaaaaaaataaatttcaattttttgattttttaattattaaaaaaaaaaaattttttttcaattgacatttttgaaaatttttttttcaattatattttctacatttataatttttatggaactaatttttttttatcaattaatattattatttctttattttacacCATGAAAATACTGTATTACGCAACATAAGAATGACTCCAAAGTAACTaggtagtaaaaaaaatcccaaaaaaaattataaaaaaaccaAGAAAAACTTGCAGCTTTATGATTTATAAAGTGAACGAAAATCAATCAAATAAACaatcaaaaattgacttttattcacaattgataaatacataaataaatttatcacattaaataaaacaatattaatcTGAAGAATTCTTTATAAGGTAATTATTCAAGTTCTGTATACTTTGATGTACAGGTTATGGTATATattacaccggcacacaaaaaaaaaaaagttgtctgtacttgggacgcgccacatatattcccatgtaatttgacccgctgaacccgaatttgaggtccgtttggcccctacaccctaggattttgagaaaactgtaaaaaaccgaaaaaaaacgggaaaattgggggttttggtgattgaaaaatttttttagattctaactatgcatgattttcatgtatttcgatctgctttatacttatctgaagtgtactcagaccagcagccattaaaagtctaagtaaatcccgaaaaacccatgaaaattgcgaaaaaacaaaaattaccaatattgtgataaaaaaaaatgtattgagctaaatatatgatgattttcatgtaggtttatcgacgacatataaatctccaacttttataactcagacgtctcgaaaacatcaaacaaatgtgcaaaaaaccccgaaaattagaaaaaaatcaaatgtaatataataaaaatcgagttattattcaaaataaataaaaaaaatcatatcattcgatctgtggtgcataaaaaaaagtatttcgtcctaagacttaaaaattaattttttcggaaaatatcatcaaaaccctttggatttgaattttaattcgttctccgcttatatctcaccctttatcttcaaacgtcctgcataaagggtttctctttcgtttcctctcttcttcgggtaaatctcttcagagtccaacaatgatctGCCATCATATTTACATCCCACGTTCCTTGATATCGTTTTTCCATCACACTAATGTCTTGATGGAATCTCTCACCTTGCTCTTCACTAAAAtcaccaagattttcaggaaagtgtgaaagatgagaatgtaaatagtgcaattttgtattcattaaGCAACCTAAAGTATTATAGTTGTATAACAACTCGTCAACTAAAGTTGCGTAGTTATCACTTTTCGTATTCCCTAAAAATTGCTGTgatacttccttaaaacttccccaagctgctctctcaatctCGTTCATCTCATATTCAAGATTAGCATCCTGGAATAgagtccgaatttggggtccatcaaaaattcctttctttaatttagtgtcacttatagctggaaatttttcgcCCAAGTACTTAAAACAGTTTCCATCTTTATCCAGAGCTTTGACAAATTGCTTCATAAGGCCAAGCTTGATATGAAGTGGGGCAGCAAGTACTTGGAAGGATCAATTAGAGATTGTCGCGTAACATTGTGAGAACCAGGATTCAAATTTGTTCTTGTTGGCCATGCTGTTTGAATGTAATGATTCTTTCGGTCTCGGCTATCCCACAAACATAAGAAGCAGGGGTACTTTGTGAACCCTGATTGTTGGCCTAGCAATATTGTtgcaattttcagatcaccacaaaCCTTCCATTGATGTTctgaatagtttattttatctaatacaACCTGTAAATTGTCATAAGTCTCCTTTAGTTTAGTCGAATGAGCTACTGGAATCGGTGCCAATAAGTTTCCATTATGAAGAAGCACAGCTTTAAGACTTCGCCTAGAGGAGTCAATAAAAAGCCTCCATTCTTCGTCTTTGTAAGTGTTTGGCTTCAACTCATCGATCAGTCCTTTTACATCTGAACAGTAcacaaatgaattttcgctgtcttttgtaaaatacttccggaactctttttccctatcacgataaaaataagctgttgtatttttagctaataaattttttttccttaaagctGAGGCTAAATGTtcagcttttaccttagatagTCCTAAGTCTCGTACAAGGTCATTCAATTCAAGTTGATCGAAGACTTCAGGGTCTTTACTTCTAGGAACACCACTCGGGATGTATTCTTCATCCTCAGAATGGATCTCTTCGGGTTCAGGATCGATTTCTTCAAAGTTATCTTCAACTTCCATCTCTTCATGTTCATTCACTGGTTCAGGAGCTGCAGGTTCTTCgacattcaaaactttttctgCTGGCACAACTGATGTTACGTTggcatattgaattttatgtttggTTGTCGAAGAAAAACCTGAAACTTCCGTCGTGCAAAAATAACAGTTTTTGACTCGTTGGTGCAGACCAAATCAcaggttttgaaaatttcaagcacTGTTTACTTTTCGTCTGCTCCCAACGAGTAAGCATCGTGTGACACCGATTGCAAAGTGAATGTGGTACCCAAGTTGCTTCCCAGTTCGTAATCTGGATACCGAAGCAGGTTTCGtagacatttttcaatttgtttgaaaaagatCTACGACTTTTCGTTACTTCAAATTCTCCACATATGTAACAGAAGCAATTGGGGTATTTGTTCCCTATGTGAGAGGCTCTTGTCATATTAAACGCTTCAGAAGCCAAGTCACCCACTAATGAAGAGCTGCAGTCACTTGATGACGACGCCTGCGAGCCTGCTTTCTCACTCTGACCAGACGCCGATACTGGGATTCCGGGTCCCTGCATCGTAAAACACTTATTACTTGTGCCTGCCATGACGGCATTCAAGCCGTTAACCCAGGGACTATGCCAGACGGTCCTGTTGCCCGCCGTCACCACGTGGAGGTGCCCTGGTTACAGGCACAAGCATTTAAGCAAGAAATCGATTCTGAGCCCAAAAGTTCCTAGAAGTGAAAACCCTGAAACATcagcttaaagaaaaaaaatttattaactaaaaatacaacagcttatttttatcgtcatCGCGAAAAAACAAtctgataacatttttaaaacggCGAAAATTCATTAGTGGACTGTTCAGATGTAAGAAGTTTGATTGATGAGTTAAAGCCGAACACTTTCAGGACGAGGAGTGAAAGTTTTCATTGCTTTGTCTAAGCGAAGTCTCAAAGCACCGACTCCAGTAGCTCATTTGaccaaaaatcattgaaaagtttgtggtgatctgaaaattgcTACACTAGTTAAGCCAACAATCTGGTTCACAATATATCCCTTCTtgtatgtttgtaggatagtcACGATCGGAAAATCTCCTACCCTAGAAAAGAACGGCCAATAAGGAAGAATTTGAATCATGGTTCTCACAACGTTATGCGAGAATCTCTCATTAATCACTTACAAGTACTTGCTGCCACCACTTTATATCAAGCTTGACCTTATGAAGCATTTTGTCAAAGCTCTCGATAAAAATGGCAACTGTGTTAAGTACTTGgacgaaaaatttccagctataagtgacaataaattgaaagaaggaatttttatgtaccccaaattcggactcAATTCCAGGATGCTAATCTTGAGTATGAGATGAACAagattgagagagcagcttgggaagttttaaggaagtatctcgaaattttttagggaatgtgaatacaaaattgcactatttacaatctcatctttcacactttcctgaaaatcttggtaatttcagtgaagaaagagaagaaacATTCCATCAAAACATGAGTGGATGTCAATATGATGGTagatcattgttggactctgaagagagatttacccgaagaagagaggaaacgaaagaaaccctttatgcaggacgtttgaagataaagggtgagatataagcggagaacgaattaaaattcaaatcaaagggttttgatgatattttccgaaaaattaatttttaagtcttaagacgaaatactttttatgcaccacagatcgaatgatatgatttttttatttattttgaataataactcgattttattatattacattttgattttttccaattttcggggttttgcacatttgtttgatgttttcgagacgtctgagttataaaagttggagatttatatgtcgtcgataaacctacatgaaaatcatcatatatttagctcaatacattttttatcacaatattgggaatttttgttttttcgcaattttcatgggtttttcgggatttacttagacttttaatggctgctggtctgagtacacttcagataagtataaagcagatcgaaatacatgaaaatcatgcatagttagaatctaaaaaaatttttcaatcaccaaaacccccaattttcccgttttttttcggttttttacagttttctcaaaatcctagggtgtaggggccaaacggacctcaaattcgggttcagcgggtcaaattacatgggaatatatgtggcgcgtcccaagtacagacaacttttttttttttgtgtgccggtgttatttataattatctattggacatgtttaaaaaaaattatttctttaatttttagatgtgcCTCGAAATAAAAGCAATTAACGACTATCTTGATTGTTATCAAGATGaaagcttaaaattttctactatttatgtagataaaaaaaccggcaaaaaatatacaagaactttttttaaaaatttatcggatggaaaaaaattttactatagagtacaattattatcaaaaaaaaacaatgagtTTGTTCTCCAACGAGACTCTGGGACTTTAAATGTTcccaataattttaaagaattgaagcaaaatttaccatttcatacatgtgtaaaaattttcaacatctcagtttttagaaaaaatgtcgacttgaaatttttttgcttggAAAAAAGAGATGACAGATATAAGAAAAGATTGCCGGTGCGACACTTGCTGCGCAATATTCTGGATATGACAATTGTTAAAAAGGTATTGCAATTGTATAATATTGAtaagataaaaatgaattcGCTTCAAGGAATCAATGACAGTTCAGTTGAAGCTAAGTTTCAAATAATCGATTCCTTGCTAAAAAAGAATACCTATTGTCAATTGGTGAGCTGTAAAAATAATCAGGCGATAAGTCTTCTTGATGTGTTTTACAAGAAGTTGAATACCAAAATTGACGTTTTGGATAAAAGTACTGAAAGGTGGAAACTAATTGAAACCTGTGTGAAAAATACTCATTCAAATCATCACAATgattattctataaaaattaatgaaatcttTGTTGTAAAAAGGTGGGAAGACCGGAAAGGATTCTTGGGAAAGTTGGGAAACAAAAAACTTTTGTGGCACGGAACGAGAATAAGCAATGTAGCTTCAATTCTAGAAAAAGGTTTTGAACTTGATCCCAATATTGCTCATAAAGCTTTTAGTCTTATGTTTGGGAAAGGAATTTATTTCACAAACACGGTATCTAAAGCCGCTAATTATTGCGGCACGGGTACGGCAAGTCGAAACAAAATAGGAGTTTTATTTTTGGCTGAAGTAGCCTTAGGCAAAATGAAAGTGACGTTGGAAGCACTTCCTAACTTGACACAGTTGCCTGAAGGGCATCATTCTGTATTTGCAAAAGGTTTGCTGACTCCGCATAGGAATTTTAAGCAGAAAGTATTGTATAATGTTGAACTCGCTTATGGAGAGTTGCTTCAAATACCGAGTCGGAACTCACAATTGAAGCATGACGAGTTTGTGGTATATGATCCTAAACAAATTAAGATAAGGTACATGGTCTTGGTTGATTTTAAgtataagaaatgaaaataatttttttttcttgtcaatATTTTTGCACTCCCAAGTATcacaaatctttttttttaattttttgttaaatttaagttaacaattattaattttactttgttttttttttgtgacacATTGGAGTTCTAAGAATTACTTTGATTTAAAGTAATTAGTTTTTAGTTATTGTAAAagttagtttttaataaaactttttataaatgttatcAGTTCTTTAGTAACTGTTTACTAATAattggtttgaaaaaatttgagattaaGTTTATtgattatgaattttttaattcgttgATATAATTGtaatgttttatatttttaatgtacaTCTTTCAGAGATGAATtagtttttaagaaatttgagattttttttatttgaaagaaaaatttgtcaGAAGAAATagaagtgaaatttttttattaaacattttaatatatttgaattaaatttaaactattcttctttttacattaattaaagatcttaaagatttttttttttttttttttttttttatttgaaacaatttgtcagaaaaaattattgagaaaaaataaaaatgaaattttttgactaaatgtttgaataaatttgagtTGAATTTCGAATTGTAagtaattatgaaaaaaaaaaaaatactagaaatatttgaataaaaattaattattcatttagattaaatttaaaatattaatatatcttatgttaattaaaattaattcacgTTTTTAAATAGTTGAATGAATAAAGctagtttttaaattgtaaaaaatcgatttaattaaaaaataattttgaagaaatgaacaatttttcaacaagGAGTATTGATTAATgaaagaatttgaaaaaagtaataatgtaaaacataattaaaaaaaagtaaacaataTAAGTATCTTAATTTTATGCTAAataagaattaataatttttaaactagagttaaaaattaacactacataagtattaaaataatttaagattaaaagaaataatttttctaatgttTTTCATTATGTTTCTTAGAAAATATTTGAGTAAGTTAAGATgtatacattatttataaaatataacattTGTAAAAGTCATATAATACATACCattaaatatgtttttaataaatttatttttgaatgtttGTAAATGTGAATTACactagttattttttatacaaatttttaatgttgcttggaaattattttgtaactatttattaattagtacaggttgttttttttttttaataattgaaaaatttaattatagatataaacgtattttattttttaaataaaaattttggatggaaaaaaaaagactatgaatttgacattaaaaaatgatcaagttAATAGACTGAGTTTTTAATAGGAACCGTACTAGatattaatctaaaaaaaactatactTTGATCTTatctttttccttttttttatctgtttaAAAATCGATATAAACTTATATTCTATAA harbors:
- the LOC123267230 gene encoding poly [ADP-ribose] polymerase-like codes for the protein MCLEIKAINDYLDCYQDESLKFSTIYVDKKTGKKYTRTFFKNLSDGKKFYYRVQLLSKKNNEFVLQRDSGTLNVPNNFKELKQNLPFHTCVKIFNISVFRKNVDLKFFCLEKRDDRYKKRLPVRHLLRNILDMTIVKKVLQLYNIDKIKMNSLQGINDSSVEAKFQIIDSLLKKNTYCQLVSCKNNQAISLLDVFYKKLNTKIDVLDKSTERWKLIETCVKNTHSNHHNDYSIKINEIFVVKRWEDRKGFLGKLGNKKLLWHGTRISNVASILEKGFELDPNIAHKAFSLMFGKGIYFTNTVSKAANYCGTGTASRNKIGVLFLAEVALGKMKVTLEALPNLTQLPEGHHSVFAKGLLTPHRNFKQKVLYNVELAYGELLQIPSRNSQLKHDEFVVYDPKQIKIRYMVLVDFKYKK
- the LOC123267369 gene encoding poly [ADP-ribose] polymerase-like, whose translation is MSLEEKINNYLDFRPHPDTKNSYIYSKDQKKYSMLFIRDSSDGLVVHYYRVQVLFNAQTYDLMLQRDSGTFEAPNNFKELKSLGEKCISMFDIEVSLEKVNLKFACLEERYCKHKQRLPVRFLLKIIFDLDIIEKVLEFYDVDSSNSLLLGVPQGAILSVATKSNLIKTSLQKSVYNRLVDRKTNQVVSMIEIFYQQLKTKIDVLDKNTERFELIRSCIQNTHSVYHSHYEIEVRDVFVVKRFADREKFKRDLGNKKLLWHGTRSSNIASILKNGFELNPPVAGKSATPMFGTGIYFTNVVSKAANYCDAGDQTRVQRGVLLLCEVALGNMMVCNRGQNYLKLPQGKDSVYAKGQLAPHKNYKQKILYNVEFAYGPLVEVPLRKRTSLKHDEYVVFDPTQVKIRYLVLVNFKYNY